Sequence from the Amaranthus tricolor cultivar Red isolate AtriRed21 chromosome 1, ASM2621246v1, whole genome shotgun sequence genome:
ATGATGTTGGGCAAAGTAGGAAACGACCTGCACCAAGTTCTATAGACGGTGCACAACATGAATTTGCTCAATCTAAGAGAACTAAGGTTAGAAAGGTGAATAGGTGTGAATTGGATTTTTTTTCAGAGGAAGAACCATTAtcggatgatgaggatttggatGTCCTTTATTGGTGGAAAGTAAATACGAAGTATCCAACTTTGCAAAAGATTGCGAAAGATATTCTTGCCATCCCTGTTTCTTCCGTTGCTTCAGAAAGTGCTTTTAGTACCGGAGGAAGAGTTATTAGCCCTCATCGTTCAAGACTTCATTCACAAACTGTGGAAGCATTAATGTGTTTACAAAATTGGATGATGGAAGACATAAAAGGTAAAAGTCTAACTTTTACTGATTTAGTAttagttttgtttttggttggtgatcttaatttatttttgtttttaaaatctcTTTCTAAGGTTCTTTGGAAGATGCTTATGCTTGCTCCACAGTAATTGATGATTCGGATGTTGATGAAGAACAAATAGATGCGATTCAACTAGTATGCTTTAACTTTAatggttttattttgatttactttttctttattgaaaaactaacttataactgtttgatatttcttttaggatcttgatgaagttgaagaagattgatcgaaattgattgtaatttgtaattttatggaatataaactatgtatctcttttagtcttttatatATGGTTTCTAATTATgcatttagacaagtgtttttacgttttagtaattattttgtattttaattttagggactcgaacaagtgtttgttaTACGATAATaaattgcttacaaaaatacaaaaagattcgcaaaaggttcaattttgacaaatcaaagacactttgtataagacccattaaggaccctagacccgtcagatccggagggtctgggtctgaaaattttggacccttaaggTCCGGATCCAGGTctggatctataaaaaataaaagggtccgggttcactggccagacccgccccatgaccatccctagatgctaccatgtggaatttccctaaaaTAAAAACGAACCCATATTTCCTGTAAAGTGAAGGTGTAAGAAAGTCGCATTTTGGGCCGTTTCTAGGGAAAGTTCATGCTTCTGGCCGATATTTAGCATTACAAAAATTGCATCACCACATCATCATGCCCATTACCGCGATCATAAACACGATCATTTaccgcatttttgcactatgattccGTCAAACCACCATGGTTTTCGTTAGAATATTGTTGGCCTTAACTTTGTAAGGATACCACACGGGTAATATAAAAACTTCAAAGTTTAATTACCTGAATTGGTAActtcaaattttttgaaaaaggtTAAACAGAAATACTGTAGATAATGCAAGAATGGTGCACATTCATGTTTCATATACTCCTACTAAGTTTGACAAATGTTTTAAATATCAAGTTTTCGTAATTTTTACTAGAAGGTATATTACAGAACCGGATACTGATGGAAAAAGTGTTGGACTGTATGAAAGTCAAAATGTCAGAGAAAGTATAATATAACATGAGGAGATAAAGCACCTGATGGGAGTATGCATAGGACATTGCTCTTTCTCTCTTAACAATTGCATCAAACTTCCTCTTCATTCTTGCCTCTCGTTCTTCTTTACTCAATGTGCTTGCATCCCATTCCTCATGATTTTCAGactgcaaaagaaaaaaagaaaaaaaaaaaaaaaaaattatatatatatatatatatatggaggtCATGGTTACATATGAACAGTAAGTTAACTGATAGAAAGAATTGAGCAGCATACCATCCACTTGCCAAAGCTACTCGCTAGGTCCTGATCGTTCTTATACATAGCTCGTCGTTGTAATACTTGACTTTCCAACATCTGGATTCTTCgtgattgaatttgattttgtacACGAACCAACAACTGCATGCATTTCAAAGTATTTTCTGTTTGCCGCTGTACACTATGCCCTTTCATCACAACTTGAAGCCTCGCCAAACCTCTAATAGCCCTAAAGCTCCTCCTTGCCTGAACCACATGAGTAGTATTCAGTTGAGGTGCCAAAGAATAAAACATTACCTTGAGATCACAAAATATAATGGAAAGCTGAAAAGTAACAAGCGTATCCCATAGATCCACAACTAAGACCACTGTCACGTGATTAAACTAATCTCCTCGCGAAtcgtgaattaaaaaaaatgaatcatgGTCATTTTTGGTctattcttgggcaaatttgagcGAATCGTGAATTCATAAACCGAATTAGCTAACGAATTATGTTACATTGACTATAGGAGTCTAGGACCATGACTTTGCAGTTAGAAATTTGGCCAAACAAATCTTCTTTGTTTCCAACCAATGGTAGTGGTACGCCAATTGATTGCTCTTTTAGCATCTGGTTCATCTAGATTGATACTCCTTCGGTCCCCATGAATTTGCAACACTTTCTATTTTGGTCCATCCCTTTCACTTTATGACATTTGCATATGGAAATAACTCCaccacttttttttatatatcaaaCACATGTTCTCTCTTTTAATACCAtccatataatataaatttctcCACCATTttttttgtgtcattttatgtTGTTGTGAATATATGGGGATTGAGGGAGTATTTCTTTACTCATGTGTTTCTCATAAGCTGTCTATTATTTGAAAACATTGAATCGTTTGTAACAGGTTACACCAAGAGAAAAATTACCAAGAGAACTAATGCCTCCAACAAATGCTCAGCTATGTCTTATGAGAGTTTTAATCACATTAGGTGCAGACTATTATAGAATAAACAAGAGAACTCACCCAAAAGACTAGTAAAGGTAATATAGTCCATTTACTCTATAACCCCACATTAGTTGGTCTCACGACCGATGTGGGACAAAGTCTCATAACCTTGTAATGTCCTCAAATCCATTCCATGACCCAAACCTAGGTGGTATAATATCAGAGTTTATTTGCATGTTTTACcacattaattcaccaaaagACCACCCATGAACTTGAGCTTCCATGACCAATCTATGTTCTAATTGACATGTACTATTTCCAGCAAGAATCAATAGTTGATTGTAAAGAAACCCACATCATAACATAAATATTACGAGCATAACACCTTGCCAACCAAAAAACATAGGAAAGCAAACAAAAGCACAGTGGTTCCGACTTCAGACTGCTTACCATATAACCTCTATAAAATGCTTGGATCACCGTGGCACTAGCATGCTGATCCACTAAGCTTGGTTCCCACTTCCGGTGTTGAACAAACCTCGAGGAAGGAATCCTAGCAGGAGTCGCATCATTCACAGGGGTCACAACACTTGTAGGAGAACCTACCCTTCGCGCCAGAGGGGAAGGCTCTTTTAGGGGAGTAGGCTGTGGGGCATCCCTTGAAGGCGGTGTCGGATGAACGACCTCCCTAGGAAGGGAAGCCATCCTTGGTGGAGTGGGTGCTTTGGGAGGAGTTGAAGCTCTTTTAGGGGGAGTTACATGAGGAACTACTGATTTTAGTTTCAATGGTGGCGTAGGAGGCTCATAATCTGTAATTTGGTGCTCCCTTTCGACGTCTCCTAATATTTTCTCGATACTGCTTGGTTCTTTGACAAAAGGAAAAAACGAAGGGCGCTCGCCATGTTTTAGTTTCCCAAgccctttcttttttttctcctttgaGTTTTGCTTCTCTGTTTCCTATCGATTTTAACGGCAAAAGGTCACAATGTTTCTTGATTCCAAATAACAAGTAACATGCCAAACAAGTTTTAGTGTAAACATCAGATATT
This genomic interval carries:
- the LOC130804422 gene encoding protein IQ-DOMAIN 13-like; the protein is MGKKGSWFSAIKRVFTHSSKEKVADETEKQNSKEKKKKGLGKLKHGERPSFFPFVKEPSSIEKILGDVEREHQITDYEPPTPPLKLKSVVPHVTPPKRASTPPKAPTPPRMASLPREVVHPTPPSRDAPQPTPLKEPSPLARRVGSPTSVVTPVNDATPARIPSSRFVQHRKWEPSLVDQHASATVIQAFYRGYMARRSFRAIRGLARLQVVMKGHSVQRQTENTLKCMQLLVRVQNQIQSRRIQMLESQVLQRRAMYKNDQDLASSFGKWMSENHEEWDASTLSKEEREARMKRKFDAIVKRERAMSYAYSHQVCKATPRMANGALADFQSGGYPYWWNWLEQHQVPPSTPTIHPRSPAIKNFLATPTRSMSNFKASPFHQSRNLSGLGFDNMDTPTPRSTRSSVAPRSRQANTPPSRFQQKYSRGSAATSPFNRKTFKDDDSHMSCPPFSLPRYMFPTVSANAKLKGIPDSPKSVADEPRRRMSFPLTQGKETSSPSALGKTQSVQSIGNLSVDSSVSTSANVGRKPFNRFA